From Salinibacterium sp. ZJ450, one genomic window encodes:
- a CDS encoding cysteine desulfurase family protein, with product MPIYLDHAATSPMRPEVLDAYTQALHVVGNPASIHSQGQNAKRMLEEAREQVAASLGAESVEVVFTSGGTEAVNLGIKGLYWARRAAMPSRRRILVARAEHHATIDSVEWLEKFEDAELTWIPVDEVGRISLAALEAALDQDVALVTLLWANNEVGTIQPIDEVVALAAAYGVPVHVDAVAAYGYLPIGFSASGIAALSVSAHKIGGPVGSGALLVSRGAVVEPLLHGGSQQRARSGTQDAAGAVAFGVAASTLPDPAPLRVLRDRLIAGVRDAVPSAILRGDPEHRLPGNAHFTFPGCEGDSLLFLLDMQGFSVSTGSACTAGVAEASHVLMAMGLPEADARGALRITLGPETTEQEVDAFVAALPAAVAQAERAGLSERTPVLGQLGR from the coding sequence ATGCCTATCTATCTGGACCACGCCGCCACCTCCCCGATGCGGCCGGAGGTGCTCGACGCCTACACCCAGGCGCTGCACGTGGTCGGTAACCCCGCCTCGATCCACAGCCAGGGGCAGAACGCGAAGCGGATGCTGGAGGAGGCCCGCGAGCAGGTTGCCGCCTCCCTCGGCGCCGAGTCGGTCGAGGTGGTCTTCACCTCCGGTGGCACCGAGGCGGTGAATCTCGGCATCAAGGGCCTGTACTGGGCCCGGCGCGCCGCGATGCCGTCGAGGCGGCGGATCCTGGTCGCCCGCGCCGAGCACCACGCCACCATCGACAGCGTCGAGTGGCTGGAGAAGTTCGAGGACGCGGAGCTCACCTGGATCCCGGTCGACGAGGTCGGCCGGATCTCCCTGGCGGCGCTTGAGGCCGCCCTGGATCAGGATGTCGCGCTGGTCACGTTGCTCTGGGCGAACAACGAGGTCGGCACCATCCAGCCGATCGACGAGGTCGTGGCGCTCGCCGCAGCGTACGGGGTTCCCGTGCACGTCGACGCGGTCGCCGCATACGGGTATCTGCCGATCGGTTTCTCGGCCAGCGGCATCGCCGCGCTCAGTGTCTCGGCGCACAAGATCGGCGGCCCGGTCGGGTCGGGAGCGCTGCTGGTCTCCCGCGGCGCCGTCGTTGAGCCGCTGTTGCATGGCGGGAGTCAGCAGCGGGCCAGGTCGGGTACGCAGGATGCCGCGGGTGCTGTCGCGTTCGGCGTGGCCGCCTCGACGCTGCCGGATCCCGCCCCGCTGCGCGTGTTGCGCGACCGGCTGATCGCCGGGGTGCGTGACGCCGTGCCCTCCGCGATCCTGCGTGGCGATCCCGAGCACCGACTGCCGGGCAATGCCCACTTCACCTTCCCCGGCTGTGAAGGCGACTCGCTGTTGTTCCTGCTCGACATGCAGGGGTTCTCGGTGTCCACCGGGTCGGCCTGCACGGCGGGAGTGGCGGAAGCCTCACATGTGCTGATGGCCATGGGGCTCCCCGAAGCGGATGCCCGCGGTGCGCTGCGGATCACCCTTGGGCCGGAGACCACCGAGCAGGAGGTCGACGCGTTCGTCGCCGCACTGCCCGCCGCGGTGGCGCAGGCAGAGCGGGCCGGGCTGTCGGAGCGCACGCCGGTGTTAGGGCAGCTCGGCCGCTAA
- the glgX gene encoding glycogen debranching protein GlgX, whose amino-acid sequence MIQADPLRWLGVRHTARGGELRVWSANATGMLLCLFDSKDPDWVTRVRPMTRDAHGVWSVQSRSLVPGARYSIRVSGPDGLTHAFDGGRDLLDPYARGLLRTPTGQWRSYVQDDAFDWGGAQKPRIPLDHTVIYEAHVKGLTKLNPALPEELRGTYAGLAHPATIGYLKDLGVTTVQLLPVHQFTSEQRLIKQGLTNYWGYNTQNFFTPHTAYATAAAQFGGTGAVLREFKSMVRLLHEAGLEVVLDVVYNHTNEEGRLGPTSSFRGIDNASYYRQDDTGAYIDTTGCGNSLNFSLPAAQRLVLDSLRYWADDVQIDGFRFDLAATLGRDETNEFNPRHPLLIDILDDPTLADSKLIVEPWDVGLGGWQSGRFPRGYLEWNDGYRDRMRTFWLTDVHAARQYGAAREGIGSFTRRLAGSAHVFSHDRGPLAGVNFITAHDGFTAADLVAYNQKHNLGNGEANRDGTSDNKSFNHGMEGPTTDAAIITVRQKAIRNLLGTLLLSAGVPMITAGDEFGRSQRGNNNAYCHDDELTWLRWDRDPWQQQLIQVTRRLLQLRHENPALRPVRFARSGEHVPSASRMDWFNKDGLSMQEAHWDSPAERTVQYFAASTPEVEEYNRILLVVHGLEQSVTVTLPEPEGVSGFTLLWDSARDDLEGTLLHHGPGSELSLAGTSMQLLVAH is encoded by the coding sequence ATGATTCAAGCCGATCCTCTGCGCTGGCTGGGCGTTCGGCATACTGCGCGAGGCGGTGAGCTGCGGGTCTGGAGTGCCAACGCCACCGGCATGCTCCTCTGCCTGTTCGACAGCAAGGACCCGGACTGGGTCACCAGGGTGCGGCCGATGACCAGGGACGCGCACGGGGTGTGGTCGGTGCAGTCACGGTCGCTGGTTCCCGGCGCCCGGTATTCGATCCGGGTGAGCGGGCCGGACGGTCTGACGCACGCCTTCGACGGCGGCCGCGACTTACTTGACCCATACGCCAGGGGGCTGCTGCGCACGCCGACCGGCCAGTGGCGCAGCTATGTGCAGGATGACGCGTTCGACTGGGGTGGCGCGCAGAAGCCGCGCATCCCCCTCGACCACACGGTGATCTACGAGGCCCACGTGAAGGGCCTGACCAAGCTCAACCCTGCTCTGCCGGAAGAGCTCCGCGGGACATACGCCGGTCTTGCCCACCCGGCCACTATCGGTTACCTGAAGGACCTCGGTGTCACCACGGTGCAGCTGCTTCCGGTGCACCAGTTCACCAGCGAGCAGCGGCTCATCAAGCAGGGCCTCACCAACTACTGGGGCTACAACACGCAGAACTTCTTCACCCCGCATACCGCGTACGCCACGGCGGCGGCACAGTTCGGCGGCACCGGCGCGGTGCTGCGCGAATTCAAGAGCATGGTGCGACTGCTGCACGAGGCGGGGCTCGAGGTGGTGCTGGATGTCGTGTACAACCACACCAACGAAGAGGGCAGGCTCGGCCCGACCTCCAGCTTCCGCGGCATCGACAACGCCAGCTACTACCGACAGGACGACACCGGGGCGTACATCGACACCACCGGATGCGGCAACAGCCTCAACTTCTCTCTGCCGGCAGCGCAGCGCCTCGTGCTGGACTCGCTCCGCTACTGGGCGGACGACGTGCAGATCGACGGCTTCCGGTTCGATCTGGCCGCCACGCTCGGCCGTGATGAGACGAACGAGTTCAATCCGCGACATCCGCTGCTCATCGACATCCTCGACGACCCGACCCTCGCCGACAGCAAACTGATTGTCGAGCCCTGGGATGTGGGCCTCGGCGGCTGGCAGTCCGGGCGATTCCCGCGCGGCTATCTGGAGTGGAACGACGGGTATCGCGACCGGATGCGCACCTTCTGGCTGACCGACGTGCACGCCGCCCGCCAATACGGGGCGGCGCGCGAGGGCATCGGGTCATTCACCCGGCGCCTGGCCGGTTCGGCGCACGTGTTCTCGCACGATCGCGGTCCGCTCGCCGGGGTCAATTTCATCACCGCGCATGACGGCTTCACCGCCGCCGACCTGGTGGCGTACAACCAGAAGCACAACCTCGGCAACGGCGAGGCCAATCGGGACGGCACGAGTGACAACAAGTCGTTCAATCACGGGATGGAGGGGCCGACGACGGATGCCGCGATCATCACCGTTCGGCAGAAGGCCATCCGCAACCTGCTCGGCACGCTGCTGCTGAGCGCGGGGGTGCCGATGATCACCGCAGGCGACGAGTTCGGCCGGTCACAGCGCGGCAACAACAACGCGTACTGTCACGACGATGAGCTCACCTGGCTGCGCTGGGACCGCGACCCGTGGCAGCAGCAGCTGATTCAGGTCACCCGTCGGCTGCTGCAACTCCGACACGAGAATCCGGCGCTGCGGCCCGTGCGGTTCGCCCGGTCGGGCGAGCATGTGCCGAGCGCCAGTCGCATGGACTGGTTCAACAAGGACGGGCTGTCGATGCAGGAAGCCCACTGGGACTCCCCCGCCGAGCGCACCGTGCAGTACTTCGCCGCATCGACCCCCGAGGTGGAGGAGTACAACCGCATCCTGCTCGTGGTGCACGGGCTGGAGCAGTCGGTGACGGTGACCCTGCCGGAGCCGGAGGGGGTGTCGGGGTTCACCCTGCTGTGGGATTCCGCGCGGGATGACCTCGAGGGGACGCTCCTCCACCATGGGCCGGGCAGTGAGCTCAGCCTCGCCGGCACCTCGATGCAGCTGCTGGTGGCGCACTGA